The following proteins are encoded in a genomic region of Sebastes fasciatus isolate fSebFas1 chromosome 14, fSebFas1.pri, whole genome shotgun sequence:
- the LOC141782233 gene encoding transmembrane protein 50B gives MAGFLDNFRWPECECIDWGERRNTIASIASGVLFFTGWWIMIDAAVTYPTQEEMSHAFHTCGVFSTIAFFMINAVSNGQVRGDTYGEGCLGRTGARLWLFIGFMMMFGSLIASIWILFGGYVAPNKEVAPGLAVFFQNAFIFFSTLIYKFGRTEDLWG, from the exons ATGGCTGGCTTTCTGGATAACTTCCGCTGGCCAGAGTGCGAATGCATCGactggggggagaggaggaacACAATAGCTTCTATTGCCTCTGGAGTTCTG TTCTTCACAGGCTGGTGGATCATGATCGATGCAGCAGTGACGTATCCAACCCAGGAGGAGATGAGCCACGCATTCCACACATGTGGCGTCTTCTCCACCATAGCATTCTTCAT GATAAATGCTGTTTCTAATGGCCAGGTGAGAGGAGACACATATGGAGAGGGTTGCCTTGGCAGGACAG GAGCCCGTCTCTGGCTGTTTATCGGCTTCATGATGATGTTTGGCTCGCTCATCGCCTCCATCTGGATCCTGTTCGGTGGCTACGTGGCGCCAA ataaagAAGTGGCACCCGGGCTGGCTGTGTTCTTTCAGAATGCCTTCATCTTTTTTAG cACTCTGATCTACAAGTTTGGCCGGACCGAAGATTTATGGGGTTAG